In Danio aesculapii chromosome 8, fDanAes4.1, whole genome shotgun sequence, the genomic stretch AGAACTTGTAAGTGGCTGCTGTAtgtaaaagtttaaagttttttcACTTGACatgacagtcaaaaaaaaaatgcgGCGCTTATGTACTCAGCGCTTTAAAACATGCGAGTTTCGATCGTAACGATCACGTATCTTCGTCAAATGCATTTACATTGAAGGACAATGGAAAAGTAGCTCATTGAAATGGAAAAAACATTCTGGTGAATTTAATACACTGCTTTATAAAACTGCCAATAGCCTGGTGGTTAGAGCGTAGACACATGTCACTCCAGTGCTCACCAtaacctgagttcgattcccacctcaaGGTCCTATGAcaatccttcccctttctctgctccccacactctTTGGTCTATACTTTCTACTGTTTGATcaattgaaagtgaaaatgatgtTGTAACAATCATGCACCTCCGTCAagcatattttcattaaaaaaactattggAAAAGTAGCTGATTGGAATGGAATAAAgcatttgtgaaaataaataaataaataaaagtcagtcATCTCACCAATAGAAGGCAGGTGTCTACAAGGCAGAATGTGCCAGAGCGGCCGATGCCAGCGCTGCAGTGGACCACCACAGGCCCGAGCTCTGGACTCAGACAACCCGACTCGCGCACTTTCAACAGGAAGTTGAGAAAAGAAGCAGGAGACTCTGGAACGCCAAAATCTGGCCATGTGGTGTAGTGGAAATGAAGAATCTCCCGTGTTTCCTGtgtctttaaacacacacacgacATAGCATTAATCAAGATGAGTGCATGTTTGTCAAAATCGAGCCTCTGGCAACTGTAATATCCTGAGAGTATTGAGTCAAGGCAACATCCTGACCAGCATTAAAGAAGCtctgaaaaacaaaaatgtcagctAAATGGAGAGAAGAGGGATTGCATAGAGTCTCGGCAAAGAATAATCGGAGACAGAGATTGACAGATGAGCGAAAGCAGGACTGAATGAGATCAGGGGAAGATCAAGAGTCTCACCGACAGATTTTCCAACTCCAGCTGTCGTACTGTGTAGTACGATTTCACATCCTCTGAGATCAGAGTAAGTCTGAAGTTTGTGTCCTCAAAAACAGCCTCCCGTTCCTCTCGCTGAGGCCAATACTGAGCACACTTCACCTGcacacagacatgcatacacTTCTCCATAACAACAACCCAACATTagcctcacacacaaacacatcgaTCCCAAATGCAAGCTAAAAGTGATCGAGTGGGAATTTGTCAATTAATAGTACAGATCAGGGGAAGTTGTTTTTTTAGCCCGCAttattgatcttattcttcatGACAAGTGGGCGCACCATTGGAAaatttttggcttgagacttccagtctcattcacttccatttattttttgatgttaaAATCTACGACTTGATGTTGCAATTGGAtgttttataactatattattctacttttttataAATAGTCATGAACAAACTTGcttagagcaagtagtttgatcgttttctgcagtttattatttCGTCACTTCTCCTATAAGCAACTTAAttgaaagttctaaaacaaatagCACAAatgagcacacttccgcattgcagaACAAGGTTAAtactttgtttggttttgtttatttgGACACACTTTAGCACACCTTCGCcaatgtgcaaaaaaataaaataaaaaactatactTTGGGCTTTTTTCCTCACCGAGCCTTTCTCTACAACGCGATTCAGCATTACAACTCCTTGACTGCGCTGTTCCCAGACCATCTCCCAGAAATGACCACAGGTGTTTGGTAACGGACCCTAAAACCACAAACACACCAAATGTTATAAAACATATCCTCTGTattgtaataatacatttttaaaccaagCAAAATATGAATTTGTCCTGTAACAGTACTCATAATcagggtttcatcaagtcaaatttaagactttgacCATTATAATTGAGATTCTAGACTTATACGGGGCAAACCACTAAGGACTTTTGGTAATGGCCCGGTTGGACCAAtggaattggaaaaaaaaaatgtacttatttcttaaccacatattttattgtgtcaaaacaagaaaactctagttgtatagaCTTTTCTTTCAACCTAATGttttaatgacaagtttaacattgttaaaagtacatttattttgaagaaaactgcacAATCCAAAAACAATTGCCCAATTGGGTAACATTACTTCGacaacttttaaaattaagatctgtttaaaatgatttaagacctacaacacaatatttctgtgaatttaagactttaaggcctaaaattttgtttttaaaatttaagacatattaagaccctgcggacatcCTAATACTATTTAGTAGTAGTTTGGCATAAGTTTTGCAATTTTGAATAGGTTTTTTTTCTTATGCATTTGAATTAAGCCTCAATAgtgttaaactgaataaaaatctgtATTACAGCTTTCAACTTATTCTAATATAAAAAAGGCTCCCTAAGAAAGTGTTTTTCTGCACGAGTTTTTGTGTGCATTAAAAGAATTACATAAATCTGACTTTACATGCTTTGTGAACTTAAAATACTATGTACTTAACATTCTGCACTACGTTTATTTAGTTCAAATTATATGGATAGCTATGGATAGGGTTAAAAAAGATGaatgtaaatacatgtacacAATGTTACATGGACATTATACTTTACATATAGGACATGTACAAAACAGTTAAAGACAAAACATAAAACGGCTCAAATTCTTGATAAGAtattaaatttgaattaaaaaataaaaaaaaaactcatgccCTCTGATAACCTTATGCTTTTATACTCCAGTAGTAAGTCACACTTTTGGGTATGTGTGAAGTACATGACAGTGCGGGtgagaacgtgtgtgtgtatgtgtgttgagtGTTTGTGGCTGTAGGCTGCAATGCTTTGACTGAACAAGGCTGGCAGGTTGAGACGAGTCTGCTGCCGTCTCGGAGCATCAGTGCACTAATTCATCTGTACAATAAAGAACTATGCCATGCTGACGCAACTCAAAGATTTCACAACATTTCCAAGCATTCTCTCCAGATACAGGAGAGGGAAAATCTCTCCGTCTGATGCCACGAGTGTCAGAATGGAATGTCACTATAACATAGCAGTGTTTGACGCGGGCTGGGGTGTTGGCAGACTTACTGACATGTAATGCAAACGTCAACAAGCATTACttgcttaaaaggatagttcacccaaaaattttaatccTGCCATCAATTACACACCTTtgtcttgttaaaaaaaaaaatatatatatttttgttgtttttctgtcgAACACAATAGAAGacagtttgaagaatgttggatacctgtaaccattgattttcataatatttgttttttcttactacagatgtcaatagttacaggtttcaatCTTTATTCAAACTATCCTCTTTGaagttcagcagaaaaaaaaaaattcataaacatctggaaccacttgagggcaaGTAAACTTTAACTTAggagtgaactatccccttaaaccATCACTGTGATAAACAGCTAGCTATCTagcaaacgtgtgtgtgtgagactttatgtgaattagtgtgtgactaatattatactaattttgacctactataaataaaatgaattccttttaaactaaacatttaaatgttttttttttaacagcatttaatttgatatttttcaaTTGTCTGACACATGTGATAAACCATGAAGAGCATTTCATTTTGGCCTTGCAACATAAAGCTGAAAATTTAAATAGGGTAAGAGTTCCTTAAATTATTGTTTATAAAGTACGAGACTTGTGAAACTTTCAATAACTTAGAGTTTAGTGGCCATACCAACATTCCTACATCTCGCACAAttaatatctactttttttttttttaccaataccACTTACCGAGGCAAATAAAATTACCAGATGCAGGTTGCGGAATTCTggtatgtggattttttttttacaagcttaTAGGTTTAAGTGTTTGATTGCCTTGTTCTAATTAGTTTATTTTCTAATACATGATATTTTCTTGCAGCACATATACAGAAGCAAAAGGcattctttatacatttttaaatacgcCATTCACAACCATCTGTTTAATTGAATctcaacaaactgcattttttttttattattattattttaaacatgtcGGCTCTAGCTATATTTTTCTGGAGTTGATTCAAAACACTATGAAGCACTAAATTGTGAATTAACTACTGAATTTACTTTCAGtgtttaaataatctttttttatttaattaatctaatagTGGCCGAGCAACTATAACTTTTTTCATTGGACTTAGAAATTTTATTGGTGACCCCCAATTAAAGAGTGAATGTGCAATCTGATGTCTTTCCAGATTCCTAAATAGACCCTGGTTGTGAAACACAATTCTAAGGCACATTATATAAAAGTTCAATACGCTTTACAAAAATTCAATGCAGTAAACATGTACATTTGTAAGCAACTaggtttagggctgcacaatatatcgttttagcatcgatatcgtaatccgcgcatcagcaatagtcacgtcgcaaagatatgcaatgccaagtgtgaattatagttgaccaggagctacagaattgtatttaatcactgtatttatatgatttatgcaaaaaacatttcttacttagaacttatgtcttgtttctagccaaaatatctacatttcaaagcaaaaacaagattatttcacgaAACTCACTGGCtgataatttccttaaaacaagctaaatttattaattttcctctTATTTCTTTTGATTGTgaaaactaaataatatttttacttgtaccaggattttttttatatttgaactagaaacaagacaaagaaagaaaaaagctttttttgcattgtgattattacgtttctgtacccaaatactgttagactgcctaggaaaccatcaaatagagctattaaaaccatcttctgaaactgtgctcatatcgcaatatttatcacagaaaaataaaatataacaatatcagatttttccaataactTGCAGTCCTAGTTTAGACAGACAGGGGTTGACTTTTCTTCCTTATTCTAACCAACCAATACAATATGCAATAACTGTCCTATCTACTGTCAAAGAGTTGAATTTAGAATAGAGTTTAGAATTTTCTTTAAGCTTTTCTTTTTAGCTCATTAGCCATATTTGGCTTGAAAAGACAAAACTGCAAGCAAAAACTCAAAACTGAATTTTCCCAGAAACCATTTTGTTGACACTGCACATTAACTATATAATTTGCATAGCTCTTAAACAATAACATTCTCATAACGCGTGTCGTCTTTAGGTGTGTGTCAGTGTGCAAGTGATCAGAAATCATTTGAATCCTCAGCAGAGAGAAATCTGAGGTGTAAGTGTCAGCACGTCACCTGAGTTAGTATGTATTTTCTCTGCGCTTCCTCCACTGAGATCAAACTGGCATTGATGTAGTCATTACAACCGATCTGTAGACAAATACGGCTGTGGTCAACTGTGAAAAGAGAGAGCGATTAAGCTGTGAGGCACATCACCCATGATGCTTTGCGAGTTCAGCAGTGGAACGATTCTTTTTTCAGGTCCTGTTCTCAGTTCCCCagaagagagaagaaaaaaagatcaTCTCTCTGATGAAAAGGCTCAATTGAAAGAGATAAAATAcaaagaaatgtatttaatgctgtGTTTTGTGAGTCGAGGACCTTTTTGGGTGGTTGCGGAAAAAGAAAGAGTCAAAGAGAGAGGAAACCACAACAGCATACTTCTTTAAAGTCTTTGTGACGGAAGAGTTAAAaaagggagagaaaaaaagacaTGACATCTTCTGTGTGAAATGCCTTTAACAGCTCGCTGATAACAGGGCCCTTCCGTTAGGTGTCACTGAGTGTGTCGAACAAGGGAAGAGGCGCACACTTACATGGGCTGACATCTCTGTATCGATTACGACTTCTGTTTTCTGGAAGTTTGGCGATCTTGCATGGTAGGTCACTGGACTGCTGCCTAATCTCCTACAGTACAACAGAAGGCTATGAGACCAACATGCTTCATTCTGTAGGTGAATCACATACATGGCAAAGGGGATTTAACAGGGGATGTTATATGGCACACAGTAATGCGGGACCACCAGCATCCAGTTTATGATGCCATTCATCCATTATAGTCAATAAAAAACTACATGTATGCCACACGAGCAGAGAGAAAACTCCTACCACCATAAAACAGACTCTTGAAAATGATCTCATGACCtctatatacacatctatattaTGTTTACAAGCAACACATTCAGGTCATCTTTGTAACTTGTCATATCATGTATTCTGTGGTTAGCGATGAAGCAGCGCGTCTGAGGTGTTCAGAAATTATTCATCACACCAAATAAACAGAACAAACTTGTTTGGGGCCGTTATGGCTGTTTGGAGCATCACAGTCAAGTATGAAGCAGAATCAGTCTTTACCTGGTAAACGTCGTTCCAGTTCCCGTGCTCATCGATTTCCCGAAACTCGGCTTCCATTGCCGCGTGTGTTCCGCGCCTCTCGATAGATGACTCCCTGACAATACAAGCAGTTATTAAGTTAATGTCGAATCACATAGAAAGATGTGACTTTTAAAGTCTGCTTCAATTTTCTTACAGAACGTTTCTAATGGTACTGTTGTGTGTCGCTCTTACCGGAAACACGCTGCTCGCTCCTCCCGCAGCACGGCTCTCCGCTGTGTGTCGTGATCACGCCCCTATTTCCTCATATTGACCAATGAAAAAGGGTGAGTTGCCTTGAACTCGGAGAAAAGGCCAATCAGCAAAAGTCAGTGGGGCGTGGCAACCGCATTGGCCAATCGTGCTACGGAGAGTTACCTCTCCGTTTTTCTGGGCTTTGTAGTTTTTGTAGTTGTGGAAGTTTACGCAATACGCGTGTGCGTAATGAGGTTTTGAGAAGAGAGCATGGAGTAAAATGGCTCATGTTGCAACCAAACTGTCTTAGCAGTATAGAAGCCGGACTCTATAATTTACTTTACCGACTTTAATACAAATGTTGTTTCTTTGTAAGCAgcactttataaagtaaatgtgatgatttgtatatttacatttcaaaacaaaatttctttgtaatatttattttccttgttATTATCAAATACAGTCAAAGCAGAGAGAagacaataaaaatgacattttaaagacattaatGATGTACTATAGATATTGTATTTACAGAAGATTACATGGTAGCATTATGACTAAACTCTAAAATGTACATAATACAATGATTAATTCTATTGTTTTGGCAAATTGTGGCCATGTTGTAATAATAAGtttccttgttgtcatttaatcaaAACAAGGGAATTAATTCAAGGTCTCATACACTCACATGCGCACACATAcaatatggtcaatttagtttatttaatttacctataccgcatgtctagggactgtggtggaaactggagcacccggaggaaacgcaaacacggggagaacatgcaaactccacacaaaaatgccaaatgacctagctgggactcaggaactcgaaccagcgaccttcttgctgtgaggcgacagtgctaaacacagAGTCACCATGTATATCCTAACATGCATATGGACAGGGctcaaaaaataattttcaaatacaGTGTTTACCTTTCAAACTGAGCCTGTATAAcgttatatataaatgtacaattgTTCATAAAAGTACTCATATTTATTAAGAGTgcatatttacttgtttttattagGTTTCAAGGTTAGATGTATGTTTAGACATTACATTATACAACTTCTTCAAATACGGACGGTTCAGAAAATCATACCTTGTATCTAGGCCTATGAGAATTGACAAATGCCACAAATATTGCCTTTTGCCATTATGCCATAATATAGCCTCATGCCATTTGTAAAGAATaagaatgtaatttattttaaaatgtgtgtacTTTTGTGAAATGTAACCACAACCATGTGACAGTTTAATCACAATAAAATGCATGGATCTTCAGAATATTGAGCGATGTACATGTGTATGTGGGTGAATGTCTAAgttaatgaatgtataaatgaaagAAGTAGCatacttataatattttttttttattctggtaCAAATATGTTGACTAATCTTCAGCAAAAGCTTTGACTCACATGACTTGTGAGTTTTACCTGAATTACTAGATAagtctgtatatataaatactgcAGTATTTGAATTCTTTCCCATTTGCACAACATTTTTATCGCACTTTCAAAATATAGGACATCAGATGAGCGTGTGTGTTCAGTCCACGCACAGAAAGGTCACAGTAACCGGTAATACGTGTATTTCGTCTCTGTGACAGCCTGACTGACTgatagcagcagcagtagtacATTCACTGTCTCTACGTGCAGGcataataaactgtattttaattgatgctaatttaattattattttagttataatTTGCTACTTGACTCCACAGGTTCTTCAGGTTTTATAGAGACTCATAGCGACCGGACGGAGAACAGCAGCCGTTAAACTCCCATGAACTGACCTGACAGCCTGTCCAGCCAGGTAACTTAACGTATGAACACTCAACCCTTTCTTCATTAACTATTATATCAGTATGTACGAACTGTGATGAAAGAAACCGCGTTTTTACGTAATTAATATTAAAACCTGACAATAGGGAAGTGTATTAGCATACAAGCTAACGTTAGTGTTGTCCGGCTCGGCTAACCTCATTCAGTTTGGTCATAAATCCGCGATGTATTCGACTGTGACGTATTTCACACACAGTCGGGGAAAAGCACGTTTACCTGAACATGATTAAATACGGGGATTggtaaaatgtataaattttatTGTATGATTTGTTTGGTTAGCCAGTAAGCATGCTAAGTTAGCAGGATGTAAACCTGTGAGGCTTATGGAAAACTGGAGCATCCAGTTCTCAGCCTGAGCAGAAAAACAGCTGATCATATGATAACACAGATACGCTTCAGTATATTTTAAACGTGTCCTTCTAATATAGATCAAGGAAGTATAAGGAATTAACTCAAAGGTAATTGATTTAGGGGGTTTCTTTGTGTCAGGTACTTTAGGtgggtcatttgattattaatGAGCAATTTAGATATGAATAGAATATTATAAAATCTATTGTATGTTGACTTTGACTGGATAGTCAACATTGTGGGTCAAAGATGAGACATCTCATTTTTTGTCTGCATCAAatttcatttacaaaaataattttttatacagAGAGTATATTAAATACAATGAAATTGTATTGCCTGCTTTAACGTTTCAGGTGATATTGTGTGAACAAAACGTCAATTTTATTTTAACCTTCATATTTACATGAAAATGAAACCAAACGCTTAATCCGGCCTGTACTtgtttaaatatatcaaaaagtATGTGATCATACTACTGTAAATGTTATTGTATTTCAGTGATTAAAAACATTTCTCTGACAAAAGGGTAAAACTCAGATGTTTGAAAGAtgtcaaaacataaaacatttaaaatgacaataaattgtattatatcagcaaatgattcttgttttaagTATGCATGACATGGTTTTCCACTTATAAACTACTGTCAAACTACTGAATAATCTTTTTGTCTGTAAACTAAACATAAATGGTAAATATTTATGATCATCAATATCATTATTGTTTGCTTTGACAAAAAATTGAACCAATCAGGAAACATTCTGATCGAAATTCTACATGTTCTGTCATCATCAGGCGCAGACTGTGAACGGTGGGACAAGGTGGAAACTCTGGGGAGTTTTAGGTTTGTCTCCCCATGACAACGTGTCACCATGGTGACTGCGGCTCCAACAGTGATGCCGAGCGGCGCACCTCTGATGATGAAGCCAATATGGAGGATGCAGAGCTCTCTGAGCTTGGGCCGCTGCTGACAAGTCCAGCCAACACAGAAGAATCCAGAGTAAGTTGAGACACACTAAGTAActgtacaataattttttttttaatgaatttactaTTTTGACACGTTAGAAATACAAAGAtattaaagttggcatgaaatcaaaatgtacttttatttttatatgtatatagtagttcttgttataaacgatgtatctgtgcacttcattattttgtaacaatttatttgccctcatttactttaatcaaatACCACAACCTTCCTTCCACCTTAAAACAACTTTTCTGCATTCCTGGGCACATGCAAtctaacaaataaaacatatacataaacatataaaagcaaaacaaaaacctcTGGCACTAAGTGATAGCT encodes the following:
- the LOC130233441 gene encoding tyrosine-protein phosphatase non-receptor type 1-like is translated as MEAEFREIDEHGNWNDVYQEIRQQSSDLPCKIAKLPENRSRNRYRDVSPFDHSRICLQIGCNDYINASLISVEEAQRKYILTQGPLPNTCGHFWEMVWEQRSQGVVMLNRVVEKGSVKCAQYWPQREEREAVFEDTNFRLTLISEDVKSYYTVRQLELENLSTQETREILHFHYTTWPDFGVPESPASFLNFLLKVRESGCLSPELGPVVVHCSAGIGRSGTFCLVDTCLLLMSQREDPSSVRIQEVLLEMRRYRMGLIQTADQLRFSYLAFIEGAKYIMGDTSVQESWKELSNEEDLPPELTPPPRPPPRIDPPNGKGDIVNSDSAEICENSVPKTFTDGPEIRKRTVPAEVGALPLLNEQPDEPIIPREAPPKPARSPPVTPTAEAPTTAAQEAWSPLVISLCLCSALAVGAYCYRTYFH